The region TGCACCGTCGTCTCGGCCGCGCCGCAGATGGTGGCGAGTTCCGGTTGGGTCAGGCGTACGTCGATGACGAGGCCGTTCGGGGTACGTCGTCCGTGGGTGCGGGCGATCTCGGCGATGATCCGGGCGACCCGGGTCGGCACCGGATAGGACATGAAGTCGATGCGGTGACGGTTGGACTGGCGTAGCCGGTTGGCCACCATCGCCGCGAGTTCGACGGCCGCCTCCGGATGGGCTGCGAGGAACGGCTTGAACTGTCGCATGTGGATGATGCGAACCAGAGCGGGGCTGCAGGTGGTGACCGTTGCCGAGCGTGGCTGGTCGTTCAACGCTGACATCTCGCCGACGAGGTCGCCACCGACCCGGATGGCGAGCAGTGCGGTGCGACCGTCCGCCGTTACCACCGTGACCTTCGCCAGCCCCTGGCAGATCAGCACCAGGTGCGAGTCCAGGTTTCCCTCCCGGAGCAGAATCTCGTCGGAACCGACGCGTTTCGCCGTGCCGAGGGTCAGCAGCTCCGCCAGGCTCGTCGAGTCGGCCGAGCAGCGTGCCGAACGGCCAACGCGGGTCGGGATGGCGGGATTCGTCTCGCACAGGCGCTCCTATCCGGCGATGATCCGAGGCAGGTAACGGCAGCCTAGCTGCACAGTGACGAATGGCGATCTCTCGGTATCCAGAATCGTTGCGTCGACCCACCGCGACGAGACAACCAGCGGTGAACCGGAGAAGGAGCAGGAGACCCAGTCGGTAGATCGGGTCGATGTCCGCAGGAAGGACCAGCGACGTCAGGTCGAAGGGAGCGGTGCGACCAGCCAGTGCTGGCACCGACATCAGGACGATGAGCAGATAGGCGAGAACGGCGCGGGACCGGCGGAGGACGGCTGAGTTCGGCATGGCTCCACCACATACGACTCCGCCATCGCAGATGCCTCCCCAGGAGGGGATGACAGCTTCCCGACCGTACCTTCGGCTGGTCTGCCCGCACTCGTGGCCGATAGCGGCCGACGTTCGTGGCGAAGCCGTATTTCTACGAAGTCTGTACGTCGGAAGTCCGTTTACCTGTTGATCCGTGCCCGTCATCCGGACGGGCCGGTTGTCGAAAGGTGATCCGGTATGGCCGACCCCAGTTCCCCGAACCGTCGACTGCTGATATCGGTGGACATGGAGCGATACAGCCGGCGGGGCAATCTCTTGCAGTACGAGGCGCAGCGTGCGTTCCAGCAGATGCTGCACGACGCGGCGCGCGGTGTGGGGCTCGATCGGGTGGACTGGAAGACCCAGCAGGCCGGTGACGGTGAGCTGGCCATCCTCCCGGCCGAGGTGAAGGAGCCGACGGTCATCGGCAGGTTGGTGCCGGCGTTGAACCGGTTGCTGCGTCAGTACAACAGCAGCCGGCTGCCGGAGGCGCGGATCCGGCTACGGGTCGCGCTGTACCAAGGGCTGGTGCACCTCGACGGGGCCAACGGGTTCCCGGGCAACGCGGTGAACAACGTCTGCCGGCCGTGCGACGCCGCACCGCTCAAGCGGGCGCTGAAGGCATTCCCCGACGCGGGGATAGCCCTGATCGTGTCGTCGGACATCTATCGCGATGTGGTGACCGAATACCCGGAGGAGTTGCGGCCGGAGCGGTTTCGTCAGGTGGAGGTGCACCACCCGGACAAGGACTTCCGCGAGTTCGCCTGGATCTGCGTGGTGGACGAGGACCTGGGGCAACTGGCCACCCTCGATCCGACGGCGGCCGAATCGCTCGGGCTGATCGGCCCGCAGACCGCGACCGGACGACCCGAGACGCCGGCCAGTCCACAAACACCCGGCCCACATCCGCCCCGCGGTCCGGGTGCGGCGGATGTGCGGTCGGCCGATGGTCCGGGTGCGGCGGGTGGGCCGCTGCCGGGGGGAACCGAGCCGGGCGCGATCCGTACCGGTGACATCCGGGTGGAGGGCCAGAACGCGGTCGGGCACGGCAGCATGGCCATCGGCTCGATCGGCGGCGACTACCGGCCCGACGGCCCGGCGCGACGGTGAGCCTGATGCTGGACGAGAACCAGCCCGGCGATCCTGAGCCTGGGGAACACCGGTCACCGGCTGAACCACCATCGCCAGCGCCACCGGACGAAGCCGAGGACGGTGCGGTCGGGATCGACCGGCCGGAGCATGGCCACCGGGATCCCCGATCCGCACCGGAGGCTGGCACCCCCACGCCGGGCGACTTCACCGACGACCAGGACGACCAGCTGAAGCCGCACGACCTGTTCCAGCGACTCCAAGCGTTCGTCGAGCCGAGCGGCGGAATCGAGGTCGGAGACCAGTCGGTCCACGGGCAGAACGCGACCGGCCACGGCGCGACCGCCATCGGTGTGGTCAACATAACCACCGCCAGCGAAACGACCGAGGCGGCGGCCTGGCTTGAACAGATCTCCACTCGCCGGTTGCGCCGGTTGGCGGACGGCTACGCTCCAGCCGACAGCGACGGCGAGCTGAATCAGCGGCTGCGGAGTCAGCGGCTGGTCTTCCTGACCGGTAAGCCGGGTAGCGGCCGGCACACCTCCGCCTGTCTGGCGTTGGCCCAGCGGCACGACCCCGACCGGATCGGTGAGCTGTCGGCCACCCGGATCCGTGCCCTCCTCGGTGCCGCTACTCCGCTCCGCAAGGCATGGGGCTACATCCTGCAACTGGACAAGAGCACGAACCTGGATGAGATGGCGTTTATCGACCTGGCAGCCCGGTTGGAGGTGTTGGAGGCCAGCGTCGTCGTCATCGACGAGACCAGAGCTGGCTCGTACGAGTTGGACGACCACCTGGTGACGCATCGCGCCGCCGCACCGGAGACCGTATTCCGGGTCGGGCTGACCCACCGCCTCAAGGGTCGATGTGTGGGCGACTGCGTCGACTGCCAAGGAAGCTGTGTCGACAGCTACGTACGGGATGAGTGCGGGAAGAACCCGTCGCTGATCGCCTACCTCGCCACCCGGCCCCGTAACGCGGAGATAGCCCACGTCGTGCGTCGGATCGCGGACCGGGCACCCCGGGGAGCGGCGCTGACGGCACTGCTCGAACACGAGCTTCCGGTCAAGCTACGGGCCCGGGCCGAGGAGATCCTGCATCCGGCGCGGAGCGGGAGTACTACGGTCCTGGCAGCTGACGAGGCCGACCGACTGTGCGCGTTCCGGATCTCCTGTGCGGTGCTGGAGGGGGAGCCGGTCGCGCAGCTGAGCCGATCGGCGCACCGACTGCTCCACCCGGGGACCGGTGCGGCGGCGGATCTCTCTGGCGGCCTGCTGCGCCAGCCAGATCTGCGTGAACTCCTCGGTGACCTGCTCTGGCAAGCCACCGGCCGGGACGACCATGGGGCAGCGGCGGGTCGTACGGAGTCCATCCGGTTCACCCCCGCCAACCAGACACTGCCCCTGCACATGTTGGCGGTCGCCTGGCGGGACTGGGGTGCCGAGCGGATGCTCAGCTGGCTGGACGAGCTGGTCCGGACCGAGGCGCCCGGGGTACGGCTGGCGGCGGCCCGAGTGGTCGGCTGGTCCGCCGGGCAGGACTTCGATGCCGCCGTGACGGTGATGGGCCGACTGTCCCGGGAGCGTAGAGCCGGGTTGCGCCAGGCGGCCGGGGTGGCGATGGTCGGTGCCGCGACACAGCCGGTGCTGCGCACCCGGCTACGACGGGTGGTAGGCGGCTGGGCCACCGGCTCCGCCTACCAGCGCGACACGGCTGCGCGGGCCTACGCGCTGGGGTTGAGCTGGCTCTGGCCCGAGGTGGCGATCGAACAGCTACGCCTGGTATCGGCGGATCGGATGCAGCGGTACACGCACGTGGTCGCACGTGCCATCGATGAGGTCTATCAGGCGGGATATGCCCCGGTACTCGTACCGGCCCTGGTCGACTGGGTGAACTCGGTGAACCGGGAGGTGCGGATCCAGGCCGCTCGTGCGCTGCGCCTGCTCGCGGCCCGCTGGGCGGAGCCACACCGTCCACACTGGCCCGCTCTGCTCGACCTGGTCGATGACGGAGTGTTGAAGCTTCCGGACGTGGCCGCGCTCTGGGCGGCGGCGCTCAGTCTGCCTGAGACCGCGTACCGGTCCTGGCGGCTGCTCGGGCACTGGATATCCCGCGCACACCCCTATCCGGATGTCGTCGACGCGGTCACCGCTCTGCTCGCCGCGGTGATCGTCGACGCTCGGCTCGGGCGTCGTCTCGCCCACCAGTACCTGCACGTGTGGCAGCCGAACATGCCGCAGAACCATGTTCTCGACCGTATTCCACAACTACTGGCAAGGGGCTGACCGTGTCCGTTCCTCCCCTCCCCATCGATCCCGGGCCGGCTCAGCCCCGGTCCTTCGGCCAATGGCTGCGGGACCTGGTGGGGGCCCCGCCCGCCTACGTTCCGCCGCCGCCACCACCGCTTCCGGCTCCCCCTCTGGTGGCCGTCACCCAGCAGATCGAGCCGGACGAGCCCATCCTCGTGCCGGCCGAACGCGACGCCTTCGACTTCTACATCCATCCGGTCTACATCTGGTCCGGTGTCGGCCTGCCCGTCCAGCAGCTCCGGCAGTACGCGCACCAGTTCGAGGGCTGGGCACGCCGGACGGTACGCGACGAGGCCATCGGAATCTCCCGGCAGCACGCCCCGCACCAGGGGCGGGCCCTGGAATGGGCACTCAACGAGCGGTTCGACAGCCAGAACTGGCCGAGGAGCTATCGCATCGACGGGCTGGTCCTCAAGTTCCGCCCCCGGGTACGGGTGGTCCTGGACCAGCGGATCCGGGAGTATCTGCGCCCCTACTGGCAGGAGCGGATCAGGATGGAGTGCGACCACGAACTGGGGCTGCTCCGGACGAGGCTGGTGGCCGAGCTGACCCGGGAGTGGTGCGAGGTGCTGCGAAGGTTGGGGCAGGAGCCGACGGCGGCGCATGCGTCGCGGTTGACCGACGAGCGGTTCGCGAAGGTGTTCCGGGAGTTCGTCGAGGAGCAGCGCCAGGTGGTGCCGGACATAGTGGATCTGCTTCGGTACGCGGTCGGGAAGCACGACGACCTGGGGCTCGGCCCGTCGGAGTACACCCAGGCGTGGGATGTGGCGCTACGGACGTATCAGAAGCAGCATGGCTTGACGATCGGTGCCCAGCCGGACCGGTGAGGGCTGCGTCGCCGCACCCGGCGGGGTCGGCGGGCTGGTGTGGTCCAGTCCGCCGATCCCGCCCCGGTCGACTCATTCGTCGCCGGGCTCCGTCGCGTCCGGCTGGTTGCCGCTGACCAGGTTGAAGGCGCCGGTCAGCAGGTTGAGCGCGACCAGCCCGACGACCTCGGCGATGACCCGGTCGCTCCACCCGTGGGTGCGCAGCTCGGCGACCTCCTCGTCGGTGATCGAGGCTGGTTCGACCAGGACACGTACACCGAAGGACAGGAGCGCCGCCTCGCGTACGTCGGTGGCGGTGCCCTGCCGGGCCAGGCTGATGTCGGTGTCGGTCAGGCCGGCTGCTCGGCCGCCCTGGGTGTGCGCGACCAGGCAGGTGCCGCAGCCGATCCATTCCTGGAGGGCGAGGGAGATTCTTTCGCTCAGCGAGCGGGGGAGCTTGATGCGTTTCATCGCCTTGGAGAGGTCCAGGTAGCCCTGGAGCAGCGCGGGGGAGTGGGCCATGGTACGGACCATCGTGCCGGCGCTGCCGTGCCGGCTGATGATGTCGCCGAGGAGCTCACCGGACTTTCGGGGGGCTTCGGCAGGGTCGAGGGGCTGAAGTCGACGCACGGAAACCTCCATCTCGGACGGAAGTGGGATCATACCCCCTGGGGGTAATTGCTCGTATGGCGAGCTGTTGGGGGGTTGATGTGTTGACAGCCGGGGCGCGTGGTCCGGTAGCATGGCGGACATGATCATCGAATTCATCCGCCTGCGTTCCGCCTGAGGCGGCGCGTCGTGCCGGTCGACTCTCGGCCGGCTCTTGGGTGACCTGGTCGAGCCCTGCCTGTTAAGGCCTGTGGCCCGGGTCGTTTCTGCGTCGTGTCGCCATCGGATGACCTTTTTCCTCCGAATCGACAGGACCCTTTTCTCATGCATAAATCACGTCATATCGCCATGGTCGGCAGCACCACGCCGAGCCACATCTATCCGTCGCTTGGCCTGATCCGCGAGCTGGTCGACCGGGGGCACCGGGTGACCTACGCGGTCGGCGAGCCGCTGACCGACCTGGTCGCTCCAACCAGGGCCGAGCCGATCACCCACCCAACGATCCTGCCGCAGGGCGACACCGCCTGGCCGGAGGACCCGGGTACGGCGATGCGGGTGTTCCTCGACGAGGGCATCGCGGTGCTCCCGCGCCTGACCGCCCGCTACGACACCGACCGGCCGGATCTCGTGCTCTACGACATCGGCGGTCTCCCCGGACCGTTGCTGGGGGTCCGGTACGGCGTACCGGCGGTGCAGCTGTCGCCGACCATGGTCGCCTGGGACGGCTACGAGGAGGACATGGCCGAGATCCTCACCGCCATCTCCGAGTCCCCGTCCGGGCGGGACTACTACGCCACCCTCGGCAGGTGGCTGGTCGAGAACGGGATCCACGATGATCCGCGCTGGCATCTCGCCCATCCGGAGCAGGTGTTGTCGCTGATCCCACGGGTGATGCAGCCGAACGCCGACCGGGTGCCGGATTCGGTGCGGTTCGTCGGTCCGTGCCTCGACCCGGCCCGACTCGCGGATACGAGCTGGACCCCACCCGCCGGCGGCCGACGGGTCCTGCTGGTCTCCTTCGGTACGGCCTACAACGACCAGCTGCCGGTCTACCGGGCGTGTCTGAGCGGGTTTGCCGACTCGCCGTGGCACGTCGTACTGGCCATCGGTGACAAGGTGGATCCGGCCGACCTGGGGCCGCTGCCGGAGAACGTGGAGGTGCACCGCCGGGTGCCGCAGTTGGCGGTGCTGGCCCACGCGTCGGCCTTCGTCACGCACGCGGGGATGGGCGGCTGCACCGAGGCGCTCTGGTTCGGCGTGCCCACGGTGGCGATTCCGCAGGCGGTGGACCAGTTCGGCAACGCCAACCTGTTGGTCGAGAACGGCGTTGGCCGGCAACTGTCGGCCGACGAGGTCACCGCGGAGACGCTGCGCGCGGCGGTGGACGCGGTCGCCGACGATCCGCAGGTACGGCGCCGGCTGGCCGATATCCAGGTCGAGGTACACGCCAACGGCGGCCTGGGCCACGCGGCCGATGCGGTGGAGACGTTCCTGGACCAGTAACTACGGCGACTAACTGAACGAGTAGTTGCCACATCAAGGGTGCCCGCCATCAGAACGTGGTGGCGGGCACCGCCCTGTGGTCGTACCTCGTTTCTCAATTCGGGTCAGTGCGGGAAGGCCGAGGCCCGCGAGTTGTCAGCCCACTGGCATATCCTGGCCGCCCCTCAGGGATCCAGTGAGAGATTCGAGAGAATGACTGACCTGTCTGCTTTTCCGCTGCCCTTTCTGGCTTACCACAGGGTGCCGGTCGCCCCGCCCCGGACGCTGCGCGAACTTCAGATGATGCGGCTGAGCGCCCACATTCGGGCGAAGCCACAGTGGTTCGTCAAGATGAACGACGCCGACATCGTCGCCAGGTGGACGCGGGAAGCGGCTGCTCAGGGCCTGACCGAGGCGCAGATTCGTTATGTGCTCGCGGAACTGGCGTACTACGCCGAGCTTCGAGACGAGCGGACCGGCATCGAGGTGTCCGCTGTCGACGGGGTGTGGCAGTCGGACACTCTGATCGACAACGACCTGAGGTCCCGGCTGCGGGAGGCGGTGCGGGCGCTGGAAGAGGTCCCCGAGGCGGAGCAGGATTGGCATCCGGGATCGAACGGACAGGTGCTGGACCTGGTGCACCCCTCACTGTTCTGCCTCGTGCGTCACAAGAGCCGCGTGGACGACCTGGCATGGCAGACTCCGGCATTCGTTGTGGGGTACGCGTACTCGAAGAAGTACCAGTGGCTACCCACCGATGTCGAGGTCGACGACGACGGCAACGCTGTCTTCGGTTCGTACGTCAACAACGTCCACCCCGTGGCCCACCGCGAACTCGAGTCTGTCCTTCCGGTGCTCTTTGCGCGCCTCCGTCCGCTGTTCGAAAGAGTGCTCACGGATCTGCGCCAGCCGCGGCCCCTGCGGATCGAGGCTGATCCCTGGACCTGGTATGACGATGCCCCGGGCCAGCCGGTCGAACCATCCGATGGCGACGAGGCGGCCCGTGATGCATTCGACGTAGCCATGGACGAATGGTGGGAGACTCGCCGCCCGGTCGTCCCGGACGCCCCCGTCTTCAGCCCGCCCGCATTCCCTGACAACTCCGCTCGGGTCGACCTGTGCGGCCGCCGGCTACAGGTCATCGTCAAGCTCGCCAACATCCACCTCACCCCGGGCAAGCCCGAGTACCCCGGCGGTAGCTGGCATGTCGAGGGCATGATGAACGAGCGCATCGTTTCGACCGGCATCTACTACTGGGACAGCGAGAACATCACCGCCAGTCAGCTAAGTTTCCGGGCGGCGATCGAAGACCCGGAGTACGAACAGAACGACGCCAACGGTGTGCGTGAGGTCTACGGTCTGGATGACGAGGACTCGCTGAATCAGGTGCTGGGGTCGGTGGACACCCACGCGGGCCGCTGCCTGGCGTTCCCGAATATCCTCCAGCACCGGGTCGCCCCGTTCCGCCTCGCGGACCCCACCCGGCCGGGGCATCGCAAGATCCTGGCCTTCTTCCTGGTCGACCCCTCGGTAAAGATCACCTCGACATCCGACGTGCCGCCACAACAGCCATGGTCTCCGACCTCGACCATGACGCTGGAGCAGGCCAAGGGGTACCGCGAGCAACTGATGCGGGAACGGAAGTTCCTCGTCGACGAGCACAACGAGACGCTGTACGAGCGAGAGTTCTCCCTCTGCGAGCACTGAGTCGTCTCGGCCGCCGAGTCTCTGCCGGGGCGGTAGGAGCCCCTGCGGGCAGCAACCTTATCCGTGACTCTCCGTAGCGACTCGCATCACCCGGTGGGGGAGCTGTCGGATGTTGGGCTTCCCGCCGAGTGTGCTGCATGATCATGCGAGCGCATGTATGGGCTTGCGACGGTCGGGAAGCCCCTGCTACCTTTCTTGCATATTAATGCGGAGGTAGTTATGGGCATTCGAGTCGCGGTGGCTGGGGCGAGTGGCTACGCGGGCGGGGAACTGCTGCGTCTGATCGTCGGACACCCCGAGTTCGATCTGGTGACCGCCACCGCGCACAGCCAGGCCGGTGCGCCGGTTGCTGCCGTACACCCGCAGCTCACCGGCCTCGACCTGGTGTTCGGCGCGACCGATCCGGCGGTGTTGGCCGAAGCCGATCTGGTCTTCCTGGCCCTGCCGCACGGCCAGTCGGCGACGTTGGCCGCCGCCCTGCCCGAGACGGTCAAGGTGGTCGACCTCGGGGCCGACCACCGGTTGCGCGACGCGGACGCCTGGACCCGCTACTACGGCGGCGCGCACGCCGGGGCCTGGACCTACGGCCTGCCCGAGCTGCCCGGTCAGCGGGCCGCCATCGCCGAATCGAGCCGGGTGGCCGCCACCGGCTGCTACGCCGTGGCCACCATCCTCGCGCTCGCCCCGCTGATCGCCGCCGGGGCCGTCTCGGCCGAGGACGTGGTGGTGGTCGCCGCCTCCGGCACCTCCGGCGCCGGTCGGGCGGCCAAGGTCCACCTGCTCGGCAGCGAGGTGATGGGTGACCTGTCGGCCTACAAGGTCGGCGCGCACCAGCACGTTCCGGAGATCAAACAGGCCACCGGTGCGACCAGCCTGTCGTTCACCCCGGTGCTGGCCCCGATGCCGCGCGGCATCCTGGCCACCGTCACGGCCCGTCCGACGGGGACCGGCCCGGACCCGCGCACGGTGCTGACCGAGGCGTACGCCGACGAGCCCTTCGTGCGGGTGCTGCCCGAGGGGACCTGGCCGCACACCAGCGCCACCCTCGGCGGGAACTCCTGCCACGTCCAGGTCACCAGCGACGTCGACTCCGGTCGGGTGATCGTCTCCAGCGCCATCGACAACCTCGGCAAGGGCGCCGCCGGCCAGGCCGTACAGTGCGCCAACCTGATGCTGGGCCTGCCGGAGACGGCCGGCCTGCCCGCGTACGGGACCACCCCGTGAGCGGCTGCACCATCCGGATCGACGAACGGATCGAGGAAACGGCATGAGTGTCACGGTGCCGAGGGGGTTCCGGGCGGCCGGGGTCGCCGCCGGCCTCAAGACCAGCGGTGCGGCCGACGTCGCACTGGTTCTCAACGACGGGCCGGACGCCACCGTCGCCGGTGTCTTCACCGCCAACCGGGTCAAGGCCGCGCCCGTGCTCTGGTCGCAGCAGGTCGTCCGAGGCGGTGTGGTCCGAGCGGTGGTGCTCAACTCCGGCGGAGCCAACGCGTGCACCGGAGCCCCGGGATTCCAGGACACGCACGCCACCGCCGAGCACACTGCGGCCAGTCTCACCAACTCCCTGCCCCGGATGATCGTCGGGGCCGGTGAGGTGGCGGTCTGCTCGACCGGGCTGATCGGCGAGCGGCTGCCGATGGACAAGTTGCTGCCCGGCGTCCGCTCGGCGGTCCGCGGACTGTCCCGGGACGGCGGCCCGGCCGCCGCCAGTGCGATCATGACCACCGATACCAGGTCGAAGATGACCGTCGTCGCCGGCACCGGCTGGACCGTCGGCGGGATGGCCAAGGGGGCTGGCATGCTGGCCCCGGCCATGGCCACCATGCTCTGCGTCCTCACCACTGACGCGGTCGCCGGTCCGGACCTACTCGACGCGGCGCTGCGGGAAGCGTGCCGGGTGACGTTCGACCGGATCGACTCCGACGGCTGCATGTCGACCAACGACACGGTGCTGCTGCTGGCCAGCGGAGCGTCCGGCATCGAGCCGACCCAGGCTGAGCTGACCGCCGCGGTGACCTCGGCCTGCCACGATCTGGCCCAGCAGCTCCTCGCCGACGCCGAAGGGGCGACCAAGGAGATTGCCATCGAGGTCGTCGGAGCCGCCGACGAGACCGAGGCGGTCGAGGTCGGCCGTTCGGTGGCTCGTAACAACCTGGTCAAGACCGCACTCTTCGGCAACGACCCGAACTGGGGTCGGGTCCTCGCCGCAGTGGGCACCACCAGCGCCGTGTTCGAGCCGGACGAGATCGACGTGGCGGTCAACGGGGTGTGGGTCTGCCGGTCCGGTGCCGCCGCCGAGGACCGGTCGAAGGTCGACCTCTCCGGCCGGTCGGTGACCATCCGGATCGACCTGCACGCAGGCCCGGCCATCGCCACCGTCTGGACCAACGACCTGTCCCACGCGTACGTCCACGAGAACTCGGCCTACTCGACATGAGCGCACCGCTGTCCCGCGACCTGAGCCAGGCACAGCAGAAGGCGGCCACGCTCATCGAGGCGCTGCCCTGGTTGGCCCGGTTCTCCGGGTCCACCATCGTCGTCAAGTACGGCGGCAACGCCATGGTCGACCCGGCGCTGCAACGGGCGTTCGCCGCCGACATGGTCTTCCTGCGCTACGCCGGGCTGAAGCCGGTCGTCGTACACGGCGGCGGGCCACAGATCTCGGCGATGCTGGGCCGGCTCGGCATCGTCAGCGAGTTCAAGGGCGGCCTGCGGGTCACCACGCCCGAGGCGATGGACGTGGTCCGGATGGTGCTGGTCGGCCAGGTCGGCCGGGAACTGGTCGGTTTGATCAACCAGCACGGGCCGTACGCCGTCGGCCTCTCCGGTGAAGACGCCGGGCTGTTCACGGCGGTGCGCCGGCCGGCGTACGTCGATGGCCAGCCGGTGGACGTCGGGCAGGTCGGTGACGTCGACGAGGTCAATCCCTCGGCGGTGACCGACCTGATCGACGCCGGCCGGATTCCGGTGATCTCCACCGTCGCGCCGGACGCGGACGGGGTGCTGCACAACCTCAACGCCGACACCGCCGCCGCCGCGCTGGCGATCGCGCTGGACGCCCGCAAGCTCGTGGTGCTGACCGATGTGCCTGGCCTGTACGCGGACTGGCCGGACACCAGCAGCCTGGTCTCCCAGATCACCACCGACGAACTGGCCGAACTGCTGCCCAGCCTGGAGTCCGGGATGGTGCCGAAGATGGAGGCCTGTCTGCGGGCGGTGCGCGGCGGGGTTCCGGCCGCACATGTGGTCGACGGCCGGGTCGCCCACTCCACGCTGTTGGAAGTCTTCACCTCGGAAGGATTCGGAACGATGGTGGTACCCACAGAGGTGGGCGAGTCATGACCACGCTGGTCGACCGCTGGTCGCAGTCAATGATGGACAACTACGGGACGCCGCAACTCGGCCTGGTCAGCGGCAGTGGTGCCGTCGTGGTCGACGAGGCCGGTCGGAAGTATGTCGACCTGGTCGGCGGGATCGCGGTCAACTCCCTCGGTCACGCGCACCCGGCCGTGGTGGCGGCGGTGTCCAAGCAGATCGCCACCCTCGGGCACGTGTCCAACCTGTTCGTGGCCGAACCGCCGGTGGCGCTGGCCGAGCTGCTGCTCGCCCTGGCCGGCCGGCCAGGGCGGGTCTTCTTCGCCAACTCGGGGGCGGAAGCAAACGAGGCTGCCTTCAAACTGTCCCGCCGCACCGGCCGTACCCACGTCGTCGCCACGTACGGCGGGTTCCACGGCCGTACCATGGGGGCGCTGGCGCTGACCGGGCAACCGGCCAAGGCCGACCCGTTCCGGCCGCTGCCCGGCGAGGTCACCCACGTCCCGTACGGGGATGTGACCGCCCTGGAGAACACCGTCACCGACGGCACCGCCATGGTGATCCTGGAGCCGATCCAGGGCGAGAACGGTGTGATCGTCCCGCCCCCCGGCTACCTTGCCGCTGCCCGGCGGATCACCGCCGAGCACGGTGCGCTACTGGTGCTCGACGAGGTGCAGACCGGCATCGGGCGGACCGGGCACTGGTTCGCCCACCAGGCCGAGGGCGTGGAGCCGGACGTGGTCACCCTGGCAAAGGGGCTCGGCGGCGGGCTGCCGATCGGTGCCTGCCTGGCCTTCGGACCGGCGGCGGAGCTGTTCGGTCCCGGCATGCACGGCACCACCTTCGGCGGTAACCCGGTCAGCTGTGCCGCCGGCCTCGCGGTGATCTCCACGATCGCCAACGAGGGGCTGCTCGACCACGTCAAGCGGGTCGGGGAACGGCTGCGGCACGGCATCGAAGCACTGGGACACCCACTGGTCGCCGAGATCCGCGGCGCGGGCCTGCTGCTCGGTGTGGCGCTGAGGGCCCCGGCCGCCGGTGCGCTCGCCGGTGTCCTACGCGACGCCGGTTTCCTGGTCAACCCGGTGCAGCCGGACGTGATCCGGCTGGCCCCGCCACTGATCCTCACCGCCGAGCAGGCCGACGCCTTCCTCGCCGCGCTGGCCCCGGCGCTCGACGCGGTCGCACCGTCCCCGCTGCCCACCCACGATGACCTGGACCAGCCCTCATGATTCGGCATTTCCTGCGTGACGACGACCTGACTCCGGCCGAGCAGTCGGCCGTGCTCGACCTGGCCGAGCAGATCAAGACCGACCGGTTCG is a window of Micromonospora polyrhachis DNA encoding:
- a CDS encoding Crp/Fnr family transcriptional regulator, coding for MLICQGLAKVTVVTADGRTALLAIRVGGDLVGEMSALNDQPRSATVTTCSPALVRIIHMRQFKPFLAAHPEAAVELAAMVANRLRQSNRHRIDFMSYPVPTRVARIIAEIARTHGRRTPNGLVIDVRLTQPELATICGAAETTVQKALRELRSDGLIDTDYRRITVRDLTGLRMLAQFEVDD
- a CDS encoding carboxymuconolactone decarboxylase family protein, which gives rise to MRRLQPLDPAEAPRKSGELLGDIISRHGSAGTMVRTMAHSPALLQGYLDLSKAMKRIKLPRSLSERISLALQEWIGCGTCLVAHTQGGRAAGLTDTDISLARQGTATDVREAALLSFGVRVLVEPASITDEEVAELRTHGWSDRVIAEVVGLVALNLLTGAFNLVSGNQPDATEPGDE
- a CDS encoding macrolide family glycosyltransferase: MHKSRHIAMVGSTTPSHIYPSLGLIRELVDRGHRVTYAVGEPLTDLVAPTRAEPITHPTILPQGDTAWPEDPGTAMRVFLDEGIAVLPRLTARYDTDRPDLVLYDIGGLPGPLLGVRYGVPAVQLSPTMVAWDGYEEDMAEILTAISESPSGRDYYATLGRWLVENGIHDDPRWHLAHPEQVLSLIPRVMQPNADRVPDSVRFVGPCLDPARLADTSWTPPAGGRRVLLVSFGTAYNDQLPVYRACLSGFADSPWHVVLAIGDKVDPADLGPLPENVEVHRRVPQLAVLAHASAFVTHAGMGGCTEALWFGVPTVAIPQAVDQFGNANLLVENGVGRQLSADEVTAETLRAAVDAVADDPQVRRRLADIQVEVHANGGLGHAADAVETFLDQ
- a CDS encoding DUF4246 domain-containing protein, translating into MTDLSAFPLPFLAYHRVPVAPPRTLRELQMMRLSAHIRAKPQWFVKMNDADIVARWTREAAAQGLTEAQIRYVLAELAYYAELRDERTGIEVSAVDGVWQSDTLIDNDLRSRLREAVRALEEVPEAEQDWHPGSNGQVLDLVHPSLFCLVRHKSRVDDLAWQTPAFVVGYAYSKKYQWLPTDVEVDDDGNAVFGSYVNNVHPVAHRELESVLPVLFARLRPLFERVLTDLRQPRPLRIEADPWTWYDDAPGQPVEPSDGDEAARDAFDVAMDEWWETRRPVVPDAPVFSPPAFPDNSARVDLCGRRLQVIVKLANIHLTPGKPEYPGGSWHVEGMMNERIVSTGIYYWDSENITASQLSFRAAIEDPEYEQNDANGVREVYGLDDEDSLNQVLGSVDTHAGRCLAFPNILQHRVAPFRLADPTRPGHRKILAFFLVDPSVKITSTSDVPPQQPWSPTSTMTLEQAKGYREQLMRERKFLVDEHNETLYEREFSLCEH
- the argC gene encoding N-acetyl-gamma-glutamyl-phosphate reductase, with the protein product MGIRVAVAGASGYAGGELLRLIVGHPEFDLVTATAHSQAGAPVAAVHPQLTGLDLVFGATDPAVLAEADLVFLALPHGQSATLAAALPETVKVVDLGADHRLRDADAWTRYYGGAHAGAWTYGLPELPGQRAAIAESSRVAATGCYAVATILALAPLIAAGAVSAEDVVVVAASGTSGAGRAAKVHLLGSEVMGDLSAYKVGAHQHVPEIKQATGATSLSFTPVLAPMPRGILATVTARPTGTGPDPRTVLTEAYADEPFVRVLPEGTWPHTSATLGGNSCHVQVTSDVDSGRVIVSSAIDNLGKGAAGQAVQCANLMLGLPETAGLPAYGTTP
- the argJ gene encoding bifunctional glutamate N-acetyltransferase/amino-acid acetyltransferase ArgJ, yielding MSVTVPRGFRAAGVAAGLKTSGAADVALVLNDGPDATVAGVFTANRVKAAPVLWSQQVVRGGVVRAVVLNSGGANACTGAPGFQDTHATAEHTAASLTNSLPRMIVGAGEVAVCSTGLIGERLPMDKLLPGVRSAVRGLSRDGGPAAASAIMTTDTRSKMTVVAGTGWTVGGMAKGAGMLAPAMATMLCVLTTDAVAGPDLLDAALREACRVTFDRIDSDGCMSTNDTVLLLASGASGIEPTQAELTAAVTSACHDLAQQLLADAEGATKEIAIEVVGAADETEAVEVGRSVARNNLVKTALFGNDPNWGRVLAAVGTTSAVFEPDEIDVAVNGVWVCRSGAAAEDRSKVDLSGRSVTIRIDLHAGPAIATVWTNDLSHAYVHENSAYST